Proteins co-encoded in one Stomoxys calcitrans chromosome 5, idStoCalc2.1, whole genome shotgun sequence genomic window:
- the LOC131997993 gene encoding uncharacterized protein LOC131997993, with protein sequence MAPLPQDRCTITPAFHVTGIDFAGPFDIKSSPLRRSPLLKGYVSIFVCFATKAVHLEPCSELSTAALEAAFARFLGRRGLPRKVVSDNGRNFVGASRKLLREFRSFIQVVASDISEKYSTQGFEWQFIPPHAPHMGGLWEAAVKSFKHHFKRVAGAHLFTFEQFATVLARIEGVLNSRPISAVSEDPNDLTALTPGHFLKGSPIMSFPEPNAQDISLINRWLRLKAIHHQFATQWKEDYLKALQKRYKWKNTSPNVKIGDLVVVIDDLLPPSDWRLGRVVKTHAGSDSNTRVAEIKHAWSRYVQMPSM encoded by the exons ATGGCACCGCTCCCTCAAGATAGATGTACGATAACTCCGGCATTTCACGTCACGGGCATAGACTTTGCAGGGCCTTTTGACATTAAGAGTTCGCCACTACGCCGTTCCCCTCTCTTAAAGGGTTATGTCAGCATCTTTGTATGCTTCGCCACGAAAGCCGTACATCTGGAACCATGCTCGGAACTTTCCACGGCGGCATTGGAGGCCGCTTTTGCTCGTTTTCTTGGGAGACGAGGCCTACCTCGGAAGGTAGTTTCGGATAATGGTAGGAATTTCGTTGGTGCCAGTCGCAAGCTTCTACGGGAATTCAGGAGTTTTATCCAAGTAGTAGCAAGCGATATATCTGAGAAATACTCGACACAGGGGTTTGAATGGCAATTTATACCGCCCCATGCTCCACATATGGGTGGACTTTGGGAGGCAGCCGTTAAGAGCTTCAAACACCATTTTAAACGAGTGGCTGGAGCTCACTTGTTCACCTTCGAACAGTTTGCTACCGTTCTTGCGCGGATCGAAGGAGTCTTGAACTCACGTCCAATTTCCGCCGTCTCTGAGGACCCGAACGACCTCACAGCTTTGACTCCCGGGCACTTTTTGAAGGGTTCGCCAATCATGTCATTTCCGGAGCCGAATGCGCAAGACATATCCCTGATAAATAGATGGCTAAGGCTGAAGGCGATACATCACCAGTTCGCTACACAATGGAAGGAAGATTACCTCAAGGCTCTTCAAAAacgatataagtggaagaacaCTTCTCCTAATGTAAAGATCGGTGATCTTGTAGTCGTAATTGATGATTTGCTGCCCCCTAGCGACTGGCGATTGGGGAGAGTAGTTAAGACTCACGCTGGGTCCGATAGCAATACAAGAGTTGCGGAG ATAAAACATGCCTGGTCAAGATATGTACAAATGCCATCTATGTAA